A single region of the Rhizobium sp. NLR16a genome encodes:
- the hflX gene encoding GTPase HflX encodes MRATVVVPVLKSRSRGGQTESASTRTPESRLEEATGLAQAIDLDVVNGSIVPVNDPRPATLLGTGKIEEIKALLDERDSGLVIVDHPLTPVQQRNLEKEWNAKVIDRTGLILEIFGRRASTKEGTLQVDLAHLNYQKGRLVRSWTHLERQRGGGGFMGGPGETQIEADRRLLQDRIIKLERELEQVVRTRQLHRAKRRKVPHPIVALVGYTNAGKSTLFNRITGAGVLAEDMLFATLDPTLRRMKLPHGRTVILSDTVGFISDLPTHLVAAFRATLEEVLEADLILHVRDMSDPDNQAQSSDVMRILGDLGIDEAEAEKRLIEVWNKIDRLEPEVHDTMVQRAAGASNVVAVSAVSGEGVDTLMDEISRRLSGVMTETTIRLPVDKLALLPWLYDHAIVDGREDNEDGSITLDLRLSETEAAELERRIGNGPKASKDDWER; translated from the coding sequence ATGCGCGCGACTGTCGTCGTGCCGGTTCTGAAATCGCGCAGCCGCGGCGGCCAGACGGAATCGGCCTCGACCCGCACGCCGGAAAGCCGGCTCGAAGAAGCGACGGGCCTTGCCCAGGCGATCGACCTCGACGTCGTCAACGGTTCGATCGTGCCGGTCAATGATCCGAGACCGGCGACCCTGCTCGGCACCGGCAAGATCGAGGAGATCAAGGCGCTGCTCGACGAGCGCGATTCGGGTCTCGTCATCGTCGATCATCCGCTGACCCCGGTGCAGCAGCGCAATCTCGAAAAAGAATGGAACGCCAAGGTCATCGACCGGACCGGCCTAATTCTTGAAATTTTCGGCCGCCGTGCCTCCACCAAGGAAGGCACGCTGCAGGTCGATCTCGCCCATCTGAACTATCAGAAGGGCCGACTGGTGCGCAGCTGGACCCACCTTGAACGCCAGCGCGGCGGCGGCGGCTTCATGGGCGGCCCCGGCGAAACCCAGATCGAAGCCGACCGGCGGCTCTTGCAGGACCGCATCATCAAGCTCGAACGCGAGCTGGAACAGGTCGTGCGCACCCGCCAGCTCCATCGCGCCAAGCGCCGCAAGGTGCCGCATCCGATCGTCGCGCTCGTCGGCTACACCAATGCCGGCAAATCGACCCTGTTCAACCGCATCACGGGTGCCGGCGTGCTGGCCGAAGACATGCTCTTTGCCACGCTCGACCCCACGCTTCGTCGCATGAAGCTGCCGCATGGCCGCACCGTCATCCTGTCCGACACCGTCGGCTTCATCTCCGACCTGCCGACCCACCTCGTCGCCGCCTTCCGTGCCACCTTGGAAGAGGTGTTGGAAGCCGACCTCATCCTGCATGTCCGCGACATGTCCGATCCAGACAACCAGGCGCAGAGCTCCGATGTGATGCGCATCCTCGGCGACCTCGGCATTGATGAGGCCGAAGCGGAGAAGCGGCTGATCGAGGTCTGGAACAAGATCGACCGGCTGGAGCCTGAGGTCCACGACACTATGGTGCAGAGGGCGGCGGGCGCCAGCAACGTTGTCGCCGTCTCGGCCGTCAGCGGCGAGGGCGTCGATACGCTGATGGACGAGATCAGCCGCAGGCTTTCCGGCGTGATGACCGAAACGACGATCCGCCTTCCCGTCGACAAGCTGGCGCTGCTGCCCTGGCTCTACGACCACGCGATCGTCGACGGCCGCGAGGACAATGAGGACGGCTCGATCACGCTCGATCTGCGCTTGTCGGAAACCGAGGCGGCCGAACTCGAGCGCCGCATCGGCAATGGGCCGAAGGCTTCGAAGGACGATTGGGAGCGGTAA
- the hfq gene encoding RNA chaperone Hfq has translation MAERSQNLQDLFLNTVRKQKISLTIFLINGVKLTGVVTSFDNFCVLLRRDGHSQLVYKHAISTIMPGQPMQMFESEEAAS, from the coding sequence ATGGCGGAACGTTCTCAGAATCTGCAGGACTTATTTCTCAATACTGTTCGCAAGCAAAAGATTTCCCTGACAATCTTTTTGATCAACGGCGTGAAACTCACGGGTGTTGTTACCTCTTTCGACAATTTCTGTGTTCTTCTTCGCCGTGACGGCCACTCGCAGCTGGTGTATAAGCATGCGATCTCGACGATCATGCCGGGTCAGCCGATGCAGATGTTCGAGAGTGAAGAAGCCGCGTCCTAA
- a CDS encoding D-amino-acid transaminase, protein MPRIAYVNGRYVKHSDASVHIEDRGYQFADGVYEVCEVRHGYIVDLTRHLNRLDRSLGELSIAWPMSRAALTQVIRETLRRNHVRNGLFYLQVTRGVARRDHVFPAEGTPPSLVITAKSTDPKIIAAKNANGIKAITVTDNRWDRVDIKSVGLLPNAMARQQAKEAGAQEAIYVDGDGMVKEGAATNVWMVDSGGTLVTRPAEHGILRGITRTTLFDVAARLGLKIAERSFSVSEMLAAREVFLTAATSICFPVVSVDGLPIANGHPGSISQKVREAFFDVAEKIAI, encoded by the coding sequence ATGCCGAGAATCGCCTATGTGAACGGCCGCTACGTCAAGCATTCCGATGCCAGCGTGCATATCGAGGACCGCGGCTATCAGTTCGCCGACGGGGTCTACGAAGTGTGCGAGGTGCGTCACGGCTATATCGTCGATCTCACCCGCCATCTGAACCGTCTCGACCGTTCGCTCGGGGAACTCAGCATCGCCTGGCCGATGAGTCGGGCCGCGCTGACGCAGGTTATTCGCGAGACGCTGCGCCGCAATCATGTGCGCAACGGGCTTTTCTACCTGCAGGTGACCCGCGGCGTCGCTCGCCGCGACCATGTCTTCCCAGCCGAGGGTACGCCGCCCTCGCTTGTGATCACCGCCAAGAGCACCGACCCGAAGATCATCGCGGCCAAGAACGCCAACGGCATCAAGGCGATCACCGTCACCGACAACCGTTGGGACCGCGTCGACATCAAATCCGTCGGCCTGCTGCCCAATGCCATGGCCCGCCAGCAGGCCAAGGAAGCCGGTGCCCAGGAGGCGATCTATGTCGATGGCGACGGCATGGTGAAGGAAGGGGCGGCGACCAATGTCTGGATGGTCGATTCGGGTGGAACGCTGGTGACGCGTCCGGCCGAACACGGCATCCTGCGCGGCATCACCCGCACCACATTGTTCGACGTGGCCGCCAGGCTGGGCTTGAAAATCGCCGAGCGGAGTTTCTCCGTTTCCGAAATGCTCGCAGCCCGCGAGGTCTTCCTGACGGCAGCGACAAGTATCTGTTTTCCGGTCGTTTCCGTCGATGGCCTGCCGATCGCCAACGGCCATCCCGGCAGCATCTCGCAGAAAGTCCGCGAAGCCTTTTTCGACGTTGCGGAAAAGATTGCGATTTGA
- a CDS encoding sigma-54 dependent transcriptional regulator has product MASDILVVDDEHDIREIVSGILSDEGHETRTAHDSDSALAAISDRVPRLIFLDIWMQGSKLDGLSLLDEIKTRHPDLPVVMISGHGNIETAVSAIKRGAFDFIEKPFKADRLILIAERALENSKLKREVSELKRRTGDALELIGTSVAVSQLRQTIEKVAPTNSRIMILGASGSGKELVARMIHKKSARANGPFVALNAANITPDRMEVALFGTEGTPGQARKIGALEEAHRGILYLDEVGEMPRETQNKILRVLVDQQFERVGGSKRVKVDVRIISSTAYNLESRIAEGWFREDLYHRLAVVPVRVPQLAERREDIPFLVDQLMRQISEQAGIRPRRIGDDAMAVLQAHDWPGNIRQLRNNIERLMILARTDGPDTPITADMLPTDLGDMLPKVSAKNDYHIMTLPLREAREMFEKDYLIAQINRFGGNISRTAEFVGMERSALHRKLKSLGV; this is encoded by the coding sequence ATGGCCTCTGATATTCTCGTCGTCGATGACGAGCACGATATTCGCGAGATCGTTTCCGGCATTCTCTCCGACGAAGGTCATGAGACACGCACGGCCCATGACAGCGACAGCGCACTGGCGGCGATTTCCGATCGCGTGCCGCGGCTGATCTTCCTCGATATCTGGATGCAGGGCAGCAAGCTCGACGGCCTGTCGCTGCTGGATGAGATCAAGACCCGTCATCCCGATCTCCCCGTCGTGATGATCTCCGGCCACGGCAACATCGAAACCGCGGTCTCGGCGATCAAGCGCGGCGCGTTCGATTTCATCGAAAAGCCCTTCAAGGCCGACCGGCTGATTTTGATCGCCGAGCGCGCGCTGGAAAATTCCAAGCTCAAGCGCGAGGTTTCCGAGCTGAAACGGCGCACCGGCGACGCCTTGGAACTGATCGGCACTTCGGTCGCCGTCTCGCAGCTGCGCCAGACGATCGAGAAGGTGGCGCCGACCAACAGCCGCATCATGATTCTCGGCGCGTCCGGCTCCGGCAAGGAGCTGGTAGCGCGGATGATCCACAAGAAGTCGGCCCGTGCCAACGGCCCCTTCGTGGCGCTCAACGCCGCCAATATCACGCCCGATCGCATGGAAGTGGCGCTCTTCGGCACCGAGGGAACGCCGGGCCAGGCGCGCAAGATCGGCGCACTCGAGGAGGCCCATCGCGGCATCCTCTATCTCGACGAGGTCGGCGAGATGCCGCGCGAGACGCAGAACAAGATCCTGCGTGTGCTGGTCGATCAGCAGTTCGAGCGGGTCGGCGGATCCAAGCGCGTCAAGGTCGATGTCCGCATCATTTCCTCGACGGCCTATAATCTCGAAAGCCGCATCGCCGAAGGCTGGTTCCGCGAGGATCTCTATCATCGCCTGGCCGTCGTGCCGGTGCGCGTGCCGCAGCTTGCCGAGCGCCGCGAGGATATTCCCTTCCTCGTCGACCAGCTGATGCGCCAGATATCGGAACAGGCCGGCATCCGTCCGCGCCGCATCGGTGATGACGCCATGGCGGTGCTGCAGGCGCATGACTGGCCGGGCAATATCCGCCAGCTGCGCAACAACATCGAGCGGCTGATGATCCTTGCCCGCACCGACGGCCCGGATACGCCGATCACCGCGGACATGTTGCCGACCGATCTCGGCGACATGCTGCCCAAGGTTTCGGCCAAGAACGATTATCACATCATGACGCTGCCGCTGCGCGAAGCCCGCGAGATGTTCGAGAAGGATTATCTGATCGCCCAGATCAATCGCTTCGGCGGCAATATCTCGCGCACCGCCGAGTTCGTCGGCATGGAGCGCTCGGCGCTGCACCGCAAGCTGAAGTCGCTCGGCGTCTGA
- a CDS encoding PAS domain-containing sensor histidine kinase: protein MTQDGVAPAAAAEAVTTVTDRRALFAVPGLVLAGGALLCATITLFILLGLTPIAPTSHVVITSVIVNSFFVLTLLALIAREVARLLKARTRGRAAARLHIRIVVLFSIVAITPAILVAMFASITLNAGLDRWFALRTQSIVSSSRNIGQAYMMENASYLQGQTVSMANDLERNRALYSLDRTGFAELMTRQARGRGLLGAFLVESDGSVVVQADIATEKPLPAIPQDALEKAAAGQPTLIPPGVTNLVGAIIKLDAIQGTFLYTVRAVDPKVMGAMRMMEENATEYRSMEANRFSLQIAFAVLYIGFALIVLLAAIWTAIAVADRIVRPIRLLITAADSVASGNMDIVVPVHAVDGDVANLSRTFNKMISEIRTQRDEILEAKDEVDDRRRFIEAVLSGVTAAVIGVEQDRRIAIVNSSAETLMSLSADEMLGKQLADIAPEVDQVLTEAAVRHRGDFRKQIALVRGGTVRTLSVQVTREEVRDMSESYVITLDDITDLVIAQRSTAWGDVARRIAHEIKNPLTPIQLSAERIQRRYGKQINQDDRTVFDQCTDTIIRQVGDIGRMVDEFSAFARMPKPTKEPSDLRDILRDAIFLREMGNHHVTFLSEFGDKPLEGLFDSRMLGQAFGNLIKNAVESLEAVPSDERDERKVLVRAALDVARDRFTVDVIDNGRGLPVENRHSILEPYMTMREKGTGLGLAIVKKIIEEHGGQLELHDAPADFDRGRGAMIRVHLPRLEPAPAAPAANDKESAYGL, encoded by the coding sequence ATGACGCAGGATGGGGTAGCGCCGGCGGCGGCGGCCGAGGCGGTGACGACGGTGACCGATCGCCGCGCGCTTTTCGCCGTGCCCGGCCTCGTGCTCGCAGGCGGCGCGCTGCTCTGCGCAACGATCACACTCTTCATACTGCTTGGCCTGACGCCGATCGCGCCGACCTCGCATGTCGTCATCACCTCGGTGATCGTCAATTCCTTCTTCGTCCTGACACTGCTGGCGCTGATCGCCCGCGAGGTGGCAAGGCTGCTCAAGGCGCGCACCCGGGGCAGGGCGGCTGCGCGCCTGCACATTCGTATCGTCGTGCTCTTCTCGATCGTCGCGATCACGCCGGCGATCCTCGTCGCGATGTTCGCCAGCATTACGCTGAATGCCGGCCTCGATCGCTGGTTTGCGCTGCGCACCCAGTCGATCGTCAGCTCGTCGCGCAATATCGGCCAGGCCTATATGATGGAGAACGCCAGCTACCTGCAGGGGCAGACGGTGTCCATGGCCAACGACCTGGAGCGCAACCGCGCCCTTTACAGCCTCGACAGGACGGGCTTTGCCGAACTGATGACGCGCCAGGCAAGGGGCCGCGGCCTGCTCGGCGCCTTCCTTGTCGAAAGCGACGGTTCGGTGGTCGTCCAGGCCGATATCGCCACGGAAAAACCGTTGCCGGCCATTCCGCAGGATGCGCTGGAAAAGGCGGCGGCCGGCCAGCCGACGCTGATCCCGCCCGGAGTCACCAACCTCGTCGGCGCCATCATCAAGCTCGATGCCATCCAGGGCACGTTTCTCTATACGGTGCGGGCCGTCGATCCCAAGGTCATGGGCGCCATGCGCATGATGGAGGAAAACGCCACCGAATACCGCTCGATGGAGGCCAACCGCTTCTCGCTGCAGATCGCCTTCGCCGTGCTCTACATCGGCTTCGCGCTGATCGTGCTGCTTGCGGCGATCTGGACGGCAATTGCGGTCGCCGACCGCATCGTGCGGCCGATCCGGCTGCTGATCACCGCGGCTGACAGCGTTGCATCGGGCAATATGGATATTGTCGTGCCGGTGCATGCCGTCGATGGCGACGTCGCCAATCTGTCGCGCACCTTCAACAAGATGATCTCGGAAATCCGCACCCAGCGCGACGAGATCCTCGAAGCCAAGGACGAGGTCGACGATCGTCGCCGCTTCATCGAAGCGGTGCTGTCGGGCGTGACCGCCGCCGTCATCGGCGTCGAACAGGATCGCCGCATCGCCATCGTCAACAGTTCGGCCGAGACGCTGATGTCGCTGTCGGCCGACGAGATGCTCGGCAAGCAGCTCGCCGACATTGCGCCCGAGGTCGATCAGGTGCTGACCGAGGCGGCGGTGCGTCATCGCGGCGATTTCCGCAAGCAGATCGCGCTCGTGCGCGGCGGCACGGTGAGAACACTGAGCGTGCAGGTCACCCGCGAGGAAGTGCGCGACATGAGCGAATCCTACGTGATCACGCTCGACGATATCACCGATCTCGTCATCGCCCAGCGCTCGACTGCCTGGGGTGACGTGGCAAGGCGCATTGCCCATGAGATCAAGAATCCGCTGACGCCGATCCAGCTGTCCGCCGAGCGCATCCAGCGCCGCTACGGCAAGCAGATCAACCAGGACGACCGCACCGTCTTCGATCAGTGCACGGATACGATCATTCGCCAGGTCGGTGATATCGGCCGCATGGTCGACGAATTTTCCGCTTTCGCCCGCATGCCCAAGCCGACCAAGGAGCCGAGCGACCTGCGCGATATCCTGCGCGACGCGATCTTCCTCCGCGAGATGGGCAATCATCACGTCACCTTCCTCTCGGAGTTCGGCGATAAGCCGCTAGAGGGCCTGTTCGACAGTCGCATGCTCGGCCAGGCGTTCGGCAATCTTATCAAGAATGCCGTGGAATCGCTGGAAGCCGTTCCGAGTGACGAACGGGACGAGCGCAAGGTTCTCGTGCGCGCCGCGCTCGATGTGGCCCGCGACCGTTTCACCGTCGACGTGATCGACAATGGTCGCGGTCTGCCGGTGGAAAACCGCCACAGCATTCTGGAACCCTATATGACGATGCGCGAGAAGGGCACCGGCCTCGGCCTCGCCATCGTCAAGAAGATCATCGAGGAACATGGCGGGCAGCTCGAGCTGCACGATGCGCCCGCCGATTTTGACCGGGGAAGAGGGGCCATGATCCGCGTGCATCTGCCACGCCTGGAGCCAGCGCCCGCCGCTCCCGCAGCCAATGACAAGGAAAGCGCTTATGGCCTCTGA
- a CDS encoding aldo/keto reductase, with translation MEYRRLGKSGLKVSEFSFGSWVTFGKQVNGGDAVDLMRLAYDNGVNFFDNAEGYESGKSEIVMGEALKSLGWSRDSFIVSSKVFWGGEKPTQRGLSRKHVTDACHAALKRLQVDYLDLYFCHRPDIDTPVEETVRAMHDLVAQGKVLYWGTSEWSAQQLTEAYAVARDLRITPPTMEQPQYNIFERQKVEADYLPLYELLGLGTTIWSPLASGVLTGKYNNGVPADSRMNLPGYEWLKEKWSSDAGRAQLRQVGELAKLADEIGLSITHLALLWCLANRNVSTVILGASRASQLQDNLAALSHRHKLTADVLERIDAIAGNKPEEPRRF, from the coding sequence ATGGAATATCGTCGTTTGGGAAAATCGGGCCTGAAGGTGAGCGAGTTCTCCTTCGGCTCATGGGTCACTTTCGGCAAGCAGGTGAATGGCGGCGACGCTGTCGACCTCATGCGGCTTGCCTATGATAACGGGGTGAACTTCTTCGACAATGCCGAAGGCTATGAAAGCGGCAAGTCGGAGATCGTCATGGGCGAAGCGCTCAAGTCACTGGGCTGGAGCCGAGACAGCTTCATCGTCTCGAGCAAGGTCTTCTGGGGAGGTGAGAAACCGACGCAGCGCGGCCTGTCGCGCAAGCATGTGACCGATGCCTGCCATGCGGCGCTGAAGCGGCTTCAGGTCGATTACCTCGATCTCTATTTCTGCCACCGCCCTGATATCGACACGCCGGTCGAGGAAACGGTCCGAGCCATGCACGATCTCGTCGCCCAGGGCAAGGTGCTCTACTGGGGGACGTCCGAATGGTCTGCCCAGCAACTGACCGAAGCCTACGCCGTTGCCCGTGACCTGCGCATCACGCCGCCCACGATGGAGCAGCCGCAATACAACATCTTCGAACGCCAGAAGGTCGAGGCCGATTATCTCCCGCTCTACGAACTGCTCGGCCTTGGCACTACGATCTGGTCGCCGCTCGCCTCCGGCGTCCTGACCGGCAAATACAATAACGGCGTGCCCGCCGACAGCCGCATGAATCTGCCCGGCTACGAATGGCTGAAGGAAAAATGGTCGAGCGATGCCGGCCGCGCTCAGCTCCGACAAGTCGGCGAACTCGCAAAACTCGCGGACGAGATCGGTTTATCGATTACCCATCTCGCGCTTTTGTGGTGCCTCGCCAATCGCAACGTCTCGACCGTCATTCTCGGCGCCTCGCGCGCCAGCCAGCTGCAGGATAATCTCGCGGCCCTTTCGCACAGGCACAAGCTGACCGCTGATGTGTTGGAGCGCATTGATGCGATTGCCGGAAACAAACCGGAAGAACCGCGTCGCTTCTAA
- the ntrC gene encoding nitrogen regulation protein NR(I) → MTATILVADDDAAIRTVLNQALSRAGYDVRITSNAATLWRWISAGEGDLVVTDVVMPDENAFDLLPRIKKARPDLPVLVMSAQNTFMTAIKASEKGAYDYLPKPFDLTELIGIIGRALAEPKRKPAKLEEDMQDGMPLVGRSAAMQEIYRVLARLMQTDLTLMITGESGTGKELVARALHDYGKRRNGPFVAINMAAIPRDLIESELFGHEKGAFTGAQTRSTGRFEQAEGGTLFLDEIGDMPMDAQTRLLRVLQQGEYTTVGGRTPIRTDVRIVAATNKDLKQAINQGLFREDLYYRLNVVPLRLPPLRDRAEDIPDLVRHFIQQAEKEGLGSKRFDQEALELMKAYAWPGNVRELENLIRRLMALYPQDVITREIIDAELRSDVPDSPIDKGPIRSGSMTIAQAVEENMRTYFASFGDNLPPPGLYDRVLTELEYPLILAALTATRGNQIKAADLLGLNRNTLRKKIRELGVSVYRSSRTA, encoded by the coding sequence ATGACAGCCACGATCCTCGTTGCAGATGATGATGCCGCCATCCGCACCGTGCTCAACCAGGCGTTGAGCCGCGCCGGTTATGACGTTCGCATCACCTCCAACGCCGCAACGCTGTGGCGCTGGATCTCGGCGGGTGAGGGCGATCTTGTCGTCACAGACGTGGTGATGCCGGACGAGAACGCCTTCGACCTGTTGCCGCGCATCAAGAAGGCCCGTCCGGATCTGCCTGTCCTCGTCATGAGCGCCCAGAACACCTTCATGACCGCCATCAAGGCCTCCGAGAAAGGCGCTTACGACTATCTGCCGAAGCCCTTCGACCTGACAGAACTCATCGGCATCATCGGCCGGGCGCTCGCCGAGCCGAAGCGCAAGCCCGCCAAGCTCGAAGAGGATATGCAGGACGGCATGCCGCTGGTCGGCCGCTCGGCGGCGATGCAGGAAATCTACCGTGTGCTCGCCCGGCTGATGCAGACCGACCTGACGCTGATGATCACCGGCGAATCCGGCACCGGCAAGGAGCTCGTCGCCCGCGCATTGCACGATTACGGCAAGCGCCGCAACGGCCCCTTCGTGGCGATCAACATGGCGGCGATCCCGCGCGACCTGATCGAATCGGAACTCTTCGGCCACGAGAAGGGCGCCTTCACCGGCGCGCAGACGCGCTCGACCGGCCGCTTCGAACAGGCCGAAGGCGGCACGCTGTTTCTCGACGAAATCGGCGACATGCCGATGGACGCCCAGACCAGGCTTCTGCGCGTGCTGCAGCAGGGCGAATACACCACCGTCGGCGGCCGTACGCCGATCCGCACCGATGTGCGCATCGTCGCCGCCACCAACAAGGATCTGAAGCAGGCGATTAATCAGGGCCTGTTCCGCGAGGATCTCTACTATCGCCTCAACGTCGTGCCGCTGCGCCTGCCACCGTTGCGCGACCGCGCCGAGGACATTCCCGATCTCGTGCGCCATTTCATACAGCAGGCCGAGAAGGAAGGGCTCGGCTCCAAACGCTTCGATCAGGAAGCGCTGGAGCTGATGAAGGCCTATGCCTGGCCGGGCAATGTGCGTGAGCTGGAAAATCTCATCCGCCGGCTGATGGCGCTTTATCCGCAGGATGTCATCACCCGCGAGATCATCGATGCCGAGCTGCGCTCCGACGTGCCCGACAGCCCGATCGACAAGGGGCCGATCCGCAGTGGCTCGATGACGATCGCCCAGGCGGTCGAGGAGAACATGCGCACCTATTTTGCGAGCTTCGGCGACAACCTGCCGCCGCCAGGCCTCTATGACCGCGTGCTGACCGAATTGGAATATCCGCTGATACTCGCTGCGCTCACGGCAACGCGCGGCAATCAGATCAAGGCGGCCGACCTGCTCGGCCTCAACCGCAACACCTTGCGCAAGAAGATCAGGGAACTCGGCGTCTCTGTTTACAGAAGCTCCCGCACCGCCTGA
- a CDS encoding nitrogen regulation protein NR(II): MNKDMTSPPDYAGGTVAMAVLNAIQNPVVMVDESGFVAFANWEAEAFFGASASHLARYRISTFIPFGSPLLALIDQVRERKAPVNEYRVDLSSPRLGQDKLVDLYVAPVLSEPGAVVIVFQERSMADKIDRQLTHRAAARSVTGLASMLAHEIKNPLSGIRGAAQLLEQSVIDDDRALTRLICDETDRIVSLVDRMEVFSDERPVDRMPVNIHSVLDHVKAVAKAGFARNIRITESYDPSLPAVYANRDQLVQVFLNLVKNAAEAVGDRPDGEIMLTTAYRPGIRLSVAGTREKISLPLEFCVHDNGPGVPADLLPHLFDPFITTKTNGSGLGLALVAKIIGDHGGIIECDSQNSRTTFRVLMPASKDASLEDASSASSTGPSR; encoded by the coding sequence ATGAACAAGGATATGACCTCTCCGCCCGACTACGCCGGCGGAACCGTTGCCATGGCCGTGCTGAACGCCATCCAGAACCCGGTCGTCATGGTCGACGAATCCGGTTTCGTCGCCTTCGCCAATTGGGAGGCGGAGGCCTTTTTCGGTGCCAGCGCCTCGCATCTGGCGCGATACCGGATCTCGACCTTCATTCCCTTCGGCAGTCCGCTGCTCGCCCTGATCGACCAGGTGCGTGAGCGCAAGGCGCCGGTGAACGAATACCGCGTCGATCTGAGTTCGCCGCGCCTCGGCCAGGACAAGCTCGTCGATCTCTATGTCGCCCCGGTGCTGAGCGAGCCCGGCGCCGTCGTCATCGTCTTTCAGGAACGCTCGATGGCCGACAAGATCGACCGGCAGCTGACGCACCGCGCCGCCGCCCGCTCGGTGACCGGTCTCGCCTCGATGCTGGCCCATGAGATCAAGAACCCGCTCTCCGGCATCCGAGGCGCCGCCCAGCTGCTCGAACAATCCGTCATCGACGACGACCGGGCACTGACCCGGCTGATCTGCGACGAGACCGATCGCATCGTCTCGCTGGTCGACCGCATGGAGGTCTTTTCCGACGAACGCCCGGTCGACCGCATGCCGGTCAACATCCATTCCGTGCTCGATCACGTGAAGGCGGTCGCCAAGGCGGGGTTTGCCCGCAATATCCGCATCACCGAGAGTTACGACCCGTCGCTGCCGGCGGTCTATGCCAATCGCGACCAGCTCGTTCAGGTCTTCCTCAACCTGGTGAAGAACGCCGCCGAAGCGGTCGGCGATCGGCCGGATGGCGAGATCATGCTGACGACGGCCTATCGTCCCGGCATCCGTCTTTCGGTCGCCGGCACCCGCGAAAAGATCTCGCTGCCGCTGGAATTCTGCGTCCACGACAATGGCCCCGGCGTTCCTGCCGACCTGCTGCCGCATCTCTTCGATCCCTTCATCACCACCAAGACGAATGGCAGCGGCCTCGGCCTGGCGCTGGTCGCCAAGATCATCGGCGATCACGGCGGCATCATCGAATGCGACAGCCAGAACAGCCGCACGACTTTCCGCGTTCTCATGCCGGCGTCGAAGGACGCCTCGCTCGAGGATGCTTCTTCCGCAAGCTCGACAGGACCTTCTCGATGA
- the dusB gene encoding tRNA dihydrouridine synthase DusB, with protein MVCLKDNHLICKNLAAPFRIGPVSVRNRVVLAPMSGVTDMPFRELAWRFGAGLVVTEMVASRELVNDTAESWSRLKAAGFRPHMVQLAGREAHWMAEAAKIAADHGADIIDINMGCPAKKVIGGYSGSALMRDPDHALSLIEATVKAVDIPVTLKMRLGWDENSINAPDIARRAEAAGIQLVTIHGRTRMQFYEGRADWEAIGAVRQVISIPLIANGDVETADDAQEILRRSGADAVMIGRGCQGRPWHAGVLAGVAEPRRQEIADIAVEHYRMMLDFYGEAVAIRHARKHLGWYLERFAPALAGGEKADIMTSRDPREVAGRLYDALAAGALDSREAA; from the coding sequence ATGGTGTGCCTGAAAGATAATCATTTGATTTGCAAGAATCTCGCAGCGCCTTTCCGAATCGGACCCGTTTCCGTGCGGAACCGCGTTGTGCTGGCGCCGATGTCCGGCGTCACGGATATGCCCTTCCGTGAGCTTGCCTGGCGCTTCGGTGCCGGCCTCGTCGTCACCGAGATGGTGGCGAGCCGCGAGCTGGTCAACGACACCGCCGAATCCTGGTCGCGGCTGAAGGCTGCCGGCTTCCGGCCGCATATGGTGCAGCTCGCCGGGCGCGAGGCGCATTGGATGGCGGAAGCGGCGAAAATCGCTGCCGATCATGGCGCCGATATCATCGACATCAATATGGGTTGTCCGGCAAAGAAGGTGATCGGCGGCTATTCCGGCTCGGCGCTGATGCGCGATCCCGATCACGCGCTCAGCCTGATCGAGGCGACGGTCAAGGCCGTCGACATTCCGGTGACGCTGAAGATGCGCCTCGGCTGGGACGAGAATTCCATCAACGCGCCCGACATTGCGCGCCGCGCCGAGGCGGCTGGCATCCAGCTCGTGACCATTCATGGCCGCACCCGCATGCAGTTTTACGAAGGCCGCGCCGATTGGGAAGCGATCGGCGCTGTCCGCCAGGTCATCTCCATTCCGCTGATCGCCAATGGCGACGTCGAGACCGCCGACGACGCGCAGGAAATCCTGCGCCGGTCCGGCGCCGATGCCGTCATGATCGGCAGGGGCTGCCAGGGCAGGCCGTGGCATGCCGGCGTGCTCGCCGGAGTGGCGGAGCCGCGACGCCAAGAGATTGCCGATATCGCCGTCGAACATTACCGGATGATGCTCGACTTCTACGGCGAGGCGGTGGCGATCCGCCATGCCCGCAAGCATCTCGGCTGGTATCTCGAGCGTTTTGCTCCCGCGCTTGCCGGTGGCGAGAAGGCAGACATCATGACCTCGCGTGACCCGCGTGAGGTAGCCGGGCGCCTTTATGACGCGCTGGCTGCAGGTGCGCTCGATAGCCGGGAGGCGGCATGA